In Nanohaloarchaea archaeon SW_7_43_1, a single window of DNA contains:
- a CDS encoding 30S ribosomal protein S12 — protein sequence MGLYNARKMRKKRQQYRWSDIDYKRRMNNLKEKSDPLEGSPQGRGIVLEKRIIEAKQPNSALRKCVRVQLIKNGKQLTAFVPGDGAIDHIDEHDEVLIEGIGGADAGPKGDIPTVRYQVVKVNGVSLIELVRGNQQKPTR from the coding sequence ATGGGATTGTACAACGCAAGAAAGATGAGAAAAAAACGCCAGCAATACCGCTGGAGTGATATTGATTACAAAAGAAGAATGAATAACCTGAAGGAAAAATCTGATCCTCTGGAAGGTTCACCACAGGGAAGAGGCATAGTTCTGGAAAAAAGAATAATTGAAGCAAAACAGCCTAACTCAGCATTGAGAAAATGTGTGCGAGTCCAGCTAATCAAAAACGGAAAACAGCTTACCGCATTCGTACCTGGAGACGGAGCAATCGACCACATCGATGAACACGATGAAGTACTCATCGAAGGCATCGGTGGAGCAGACGCAGGTCCGAAAGGAGATATTCCAACCGTACGCTACCAAGTGGTAAAGGTAAACGGAGTGTCACTCATCGAACTGGTCAGAGGAAACCAGCAGAAACCAACACGGTGA
- a CDS encoding DNA-directed RNA polymerase subunit A' (DNA-dependent RNA polymerase catalyzes the transcription of DNA into RNA using the four ribonucleoside triphosphates as substrates) has product MSNKKKIEKIDFGIVSPEKIDKMAVKEIDKAEVYDADGFPVEDGVMDPALGVIDPGMTCQTCGGRIRECKGHFGKITLSRPVVHVLHAKKVKNLLRFTCTECASLAMKNENRSYRKSNMMNECPECGEEMKDVKLDKPYSFYEDNEELKPQDIEERFEEISDEAAAQLGVEGGRPEDLIITHLPVPPVTMRPSITLETGERSEDDITHKLVDVIRINKRLQNNIEIEAPDFIIDDLHELLQYHVSTLFYNDMSGVPPARHRSGRSLKSLIERVQGKEGRFRQNLIGKRVNFSARTVITPDPNIGINEVGVPKQVARKLTVKKKVTEENIEQVKEWIENGRKTHPGINYVFQPDGRRRRVGEENKEELKEVIETGEGWEFERHLMDGDISLFNRQPSLHRMSIMAHHVRVLPYRTFRINPNDCAPYNADFDGDEMNLHIPQTEEARAEAEELLKVQEHVKSPKMGGPIVGMLQDYVSGLYLLTQEDMELSREKAFNLLAEAGEHEKSLPEGKEKVTGRELVSLFIPDDISLTINEGEENNVVIEDGELVEGILDEEALGDYGGEIIQQLKIEYGSEKVTEFLNRVSRIGAVYLTRRGFSISVEDLEVPDEATENIHQLVDQTVEDAEDVIENYREEEMEPITGKTLDETREIRMTQTLNNVFTDIGEIIRENVNEESSAYTMADSGARGSMENVTTMAGLMGQNSVRDQRINRGYKDRTTSHFKKDELSPKARGFVSSNILEGMDAQEIFFHQMAQRKALMDKSLRTKTSGYMYRRLSNSLQELTVKEDQTVRNAQDDIIQFRAGEDGVDPQKSDRGMISTEIETN; this is encoded by the coding sequence ATGAGCAACAAAAAGAAGATCGAAAAAATTGACTTTGGAATTGTAAGCCCAGAAAAAATCGATAAAATGGCTGTCAAGGAGATCGACAAAGCAGAAGTATACGACGCCGACGGCTTCCCCGTAGAAGACGGAGTAATGGATCCCGCGCTGGGAGTAATCGATCCGGGAATGACCTGCCAGACATGTGGAGGCAGAATCAGAGAATGCAAAGGACACTTCGGCAAAATTACACTTTCCAGACCGGTCGTCCACGTTCTACACGCCAAGAAAGTCAAGAACCTCCTCAGATTCACCTGTACAGAATGCGCATCTCTCGCGATGAAAAACGAAAACAGATCATACAGAAAATCGAACATGATGAACGAATGTCCCGAATGCGGAGAGGAGATGAAGGATGTCAAACTTGACAAGCCATACTCATTCTATGAGGACAACGAAGAACTCAAGCCACAGGACATAGAGGAAAGATTCGAGGAAATAAGTGATGAAGCCGCAGCACAGCTAGGAGTAGAGGGAGGAAGGCCGGAAGACCTGATAATAACACATCTTCCTGTTCCACCGGTAACAATGAGACCAAGTATCACCTTGGAGACAGGAGAAAGATCGGAAGACGACATCACACACAAACTTGTAGATGTCATCAGAATCAATAAACGGCTACAGAACAACATAGAGATCGAGGCACCGGACTTCATTATCGATGACCTCCATGAACTACTACAGTACCACGTATCAACACTTTTCTACAACGACATGTCAGGGGTTCCACCAGCAAGACACAGGAGCGGCCGTTCACTCAAATCCTTAATCGAAAGAGTACAGGGTAAGGAAGGAAGATTCAGGCAGAACCTGATCGGAAAAAGAGTCAACTTCTCCGCCCGTACGGTGATTACACCTGATCCCAACATCGGCATCAATGAGGTCGGAGTACCGAAACAGGTAGCGAGGAAACTCACTGTCAAGAAAAAAGTAACAGAAGAAAATATTGAACAAGTCAAGGAATGGATAGAAAACGGGAGAAAAACACATCCCGGAATAAACTATGTATTCCAGCCAGACGGAAGAAGACGAAGAGTAGGGGAAGAGAATAAGGAAGAACTCAAAGAAGTAATTGAAACCGGAGAAGGCTGGGAATTCGAAAGACATCTCATGGACGGCGATATCTCACTATTCAACCGACAGCCGTCACTTCACAGAATGTCAATCATGGCCCACCACGTCCGGGTACTTCCATACCGAACATTCAGAATCAACCCGAACGACTGCGCACCATACAACGCAGACTTCGACGGAGACGAGATGAACCTCCACATTCCACAGACAGAAGAAGCAAGAGCAGAGGCAGAAGAACTGCTGAAAGTTCAAGAACACGTTAAATCACCGAAGATGGGAGGACCGATCGTAGGCATGCTTCAAGACTATGTATCAGGACTATACCTACTAACACAGGAAGACATGGAACTCTCCCGGGAAAAAGCATTCAACCTGCTTGCGGAGGCAGGAGAACATGAAAAATCACTTCCTGAAGGCAAGGAAAAAGTTACAGGCAGAGAACTGGTCTCACTGTTCATACCGGACGATATCTCACTGACAATCAATGAAGGCGAGGAAAACAACGTAGTAATAGAAGACGGAGAACTAGTAGAGGGAATTCTGGATGAGGAAGCTCTCGGAGACTATGGCGGAGAAATAATCCAGCAGCTCAAAATTGAGTACGGTTCAGAAAAAGTAACGGAATTCCTTAACCGGGTCTCAAGAATAGGAGCAGTATACCTGACCCGAAGAGGATTCTCAATTTCAGTAGAAGATCTTGAGGTACCGGACGAAGCAACAGAAAATATCCATCAGTTAGTGGATCAAACAGTCGAAGACGCTGAAGACGTGATTGAGAACTACCGAGAGGAAGAAATGGAACCTATTACAGGAAAGACACTGGACGAGACACGAGAGATCAGGATGACACAGACCCTGAACAACGTCTTCACAGACATTGGAGAGATAATAAGGGAAAATGTCAACGAGGAATCATCTGCATACACCATGGCTGACTCAGGTGCAAGAGGATCCATGGAAAACGTTACAACCATGGCAGGACTCATGGGACAGAACTCGGTAAGAGACCAGAGAATCAATCGAGGATATAAGGATAGAACAACATCCCACTTCAAGAAAGACGAATTAAGTCCGAAGGCCAGAGGATTTGTATCATCCAACATCCTAGAAGGAATGGACGCACAGGAAATCTTCTTCCACCAGATGGCACAGAGAAAAGCACTGATGGACAAGTCACTTAGAACCAAAACATCCGGATACATGTACCGCAGACTATCCAACTCACTTCAGGAACTAACAGTGAAAGAGGATCAAACAGTAAGAAACGCACAAGACGACATAATCCAGTTCAGGGCTGGAGAAGACGGAGTAGACCCACAGAAATCAGATAGAGGAATGATATCAACGGAGATTGAGACCAACTAG
- the rpoB gene encoding DNA-directed RNA polymerase subunit B, translated as MTNVFLDGEIIDEIDGPEELKESLIEKRRSGDIDKQVSVYYADDKDELRINTDSGRVQRPVIIVEDGEPQMDDEQREKLESGEITLGDLEEEGAIEHIDAEEEENTYVAMDEEEVTEEHTHMEIDPAITHGLSASLTVFPQHNRGDRVNFGAKMSGQGIGMYSREYPQRFDTNSNVMTYPQQPIVETQTYDTLLENHPIGQNMIVALASFDGYNIEDAVIMNKASIERGIGRSTYARTYKTEAQRFWGGQKDKIGTPDKDVRGYRSEEDYAHLDQDGIVNPETKVESDDVLVGKTSPPKFLGSGGGNEVKMGLADRRETSLTVRHGEEGKIDNIMVSETSEGDKLIKLKLRNYRIPELGDKFATRHGQKGTVGMIVPEENMPFTNQGITPDMILSTHAIPSRMTVSQLIEIIGGKVGAMRGEPVDGTAFHSEDKDELRDQLEKLGFQRSGKEKMYNGVTGEEMEAEILIGPGYYLKLDHQVGDKIHARGRGPVTLLTKQPTEGRSQEGGLRLGEMEKDVFVGHGASLLLKERFGADATEIMICENCGEMGIHDKAENRDYCPHCDAGDMDKTDVPHAFLLLMNELKSMMIDTELELEEDN; from the coding sequence ATGACTAATGTATTTCTGGACGGAGAAATAATCGATGAAATTGACGGACCTGAAGAGTTAAAGGAATCTCTAATAGAAAAAAGGAGATCAGGAGATATCGACAAACAGGTATCAGTATACTACGCAGACGATAAGGACGAGCTCAGGATCAACACTGATTCCGGAAGGGTTCAAAGACCTGTAATTATAGTTGAGGATGGAGAACCTCAGATGGATGACGAACAGAGAGAAAAACTGGAATCAGGAGAGATCACGCTTGGAGATCTTGAAGAAGAAGGAGCAATTGAGCACATAGACGCAGAGGAAGAAGAAAACACATATGTGGCAATGGATGAAGAAGAGGTAACAGAAGAGCATACTCACATGGAGATAGATCCCGCCATTACACACGGACTATCAGCTTCGCTGACAGTCTTCCCACAGCACAACAGAGGAGACAGAGTAAACTTCGGAGCAAAAATGTCCGGTCAGGGAATTGGAATGTACTCACGAGAGTATCCTCAAAGGTTTGACACAAACTCAAACGTAATGACCTATCCACAACAGCCGATTGTCGAGACACAGACATATGATACACTTCTAGAGAACCATCCAATAGGTCAGAACATGATTGTAGCTCTCGCATCCTTCGACGGATACAACATTGAAGACGCTGTAATCATGAACAAAGCGTCCATAGAAAGAGGTATAGGAAGAAGCACATACGCAAGAACATACAAAACAGAGGCCCAGAGATTCTGGGGAGGACAAAAAGATAAAATCGGAACACCTGACAAAGATGTCAGAGGATACAGAAGCGAAGAAGACTATGCACACCTCGATCAAGACGGAATCGTAAATCCGGAAACAAAAGTAGAATCAGACGACGTACTTGTAGGAAAAACCTCACCACCAAAATTCCTTGGATCCGGAGGCGGAAACGAGGTAAAGATGGGACTGGCAGACAGAAGAGAAACAAGTCTCACCGTAAGACACGGAGAAGAAGGAAAAATAGACAACATAATGGTCTCCGAGACAAGCGAGGGCGACAAACTCATCAAACTGAAGCTCAGAAACTACAGAATCCCGGAGCTTGGTGACAAGTTTGCAACAAGACACGGACAAAAAGGAACAGTAGGAATGATCGTACCGGAAGAAAACATGCCTTTCACAAACCAGGGAATCACACCCGACATGATACTATCAACACACGCAATCCCGAGCCGTATGACCGTATCACAGCTAATCGAAATCATAGGCGGAAAAGTCGGAGCAATGAGAGGGGAACCGGTAGACGGAACAGCATTCCACTCAGAAGACAAAGACGAACTCAGAGATCAGCTCGAAAAACTTGGATTCCAGAGAAGCGGGAAAGAAAAAATGTATAACGGAGTAACCGGAGAAGAAATGGAAGCAGAAATCCTTATCGGACCAGGATACTACCTCAAACTCGACCACCAAGTCGGAGACAAAATCCATGCACGTGGAAGAGGCCCGGTCACACTCCTAACAAAACAGCCGACCGAAGGAAGATCTCAAGAAGGAGGACTAAGACTCGGAGAGATGGAAAAAGACGTCTTCGTAGGACACGGAGCATCCCTACTCCTCAAGGAAAGGTTCGGAGCTGACGCCACAGAAATCATGATATGTGAAAACTGCGGAGAAATGGGAATACACGACAAGGCAGAAAACAGGGATTACTGCCCACACTGTGACGCAGGAGACATGGATAAAACCGATGTACCACACGCATTCCTGCTCCTCATGAATGAACTAAAATCCATGATGATAGACACAGAACTCGAACTTGAGGAAGACAACTGA
- a CDS encoding DNA-directed RNA polymerase subunit H — protein MAIDVTDHEAVPEHRKLDEDEVEEVLEKYDAEKDNLPKIERTDAALKQMDIGVGDVIEIRRESPTAGKTTYYRTVIER, from the coding sequence ATGGCCATTGACGTAACCGATCACGAAGCAGTTCCCGAACACCGCAAACTCGATGAAGACGAAGTAGAAGAGGTTCTAGAAAAGTACGACGCAGAAAAAGATAATTTGCCGAAGATAGAGCGGACAGATGCCGCTTTAAAACAGATGGATATCGGAGTTGGCGACGTAATCGAAATACGGAGAGAAAGCCCTACCGCAGGGAAAACGACCTATTATAGGACAGTTATCGAAAGGTGA
- a CDS encoding DNA-directed RNA polymerase subunit B'' (DNA-dependent RNA polymerase catalyzes the transcription of DNA into RNA using the four ribonucleoside triphosphates as substrates. The beta subunit is part of the catalytic core which binds with a sigma factor to produce the holoenzyme), with product MQKEFLNQLIDRNIVKHQIDSYNRFVEERVQAILNEVGEIKPELPDGEELVIKIVDVDIKRPKINEADGSVREITPKEARMRDLTYSSEIKVTMTPIFEGVQQDSEEVTIGEIPVMVGSDLCWSSDWDEEEKREHGEDPEDSGGYFVINGSEKTLICMEEMVNNKPIYQEDDGEQTCRINSESSGYVQRHQLVREDDIVEISFANVKNTPAVSLIRALGYETDKEIVEEIGEDYASDVYLNLYETGASNQEEAYEYVANQAGITSDVEERVDSILDEYLLPHLGQESDVREEKAVFLANLIRNTIALGKGDIREDDMDHYANKRLNLAGGLLEMQFRSVFLGKWGLLARMKYNFRKSAKRGRLPSLQSTIVADTLSKQIMGAMATGNWVGGRTGICQRLDRGNRIKTLSHLRNVVSPLSSDRQHFEARDLHPTQWGRICPIKTPEGMNIGLRTHLAMSANVSTGMNSMEKNSIKAKLEEEGIDAR from the coding sequence ATGCAGAAAGAATTCCTAAACCAGCTAATCGACCGCAACATAGTAAAACACCAGATAGATTCATATAACCGCTTCGTTGAGGAAAGAGTACAAGCAATCCTAAACGAAGTAGGGGAGATCAAGCCAGAGCTACCGGATGGCGAAGAGCTTGTCATAAAAATAGTAGATGTCGATATCAAGAGACCCAAAATTAACGAAGCAGACGGTTCTGTAAGAGAGATTACACCTAAAGAGGCAAGGATGAGGGATCTAACATACTCCTCAGAGATCAAAGTTACAATGACGCCAATCTTCGAAGGAGTTCAGCAGGATTCAGAGGAAGTTACAATTGGAGAGATCCCGGTAATGGTTGGAAGCGATCTCTGCTGGTCCTCTGATTGGGATGAAGAAGAGAAAAGAGAACATGGAGAAGACCCTGAAGATTCCGGCGGCTACTTCGTCATCAACGGATCAGAGAAGACATTGATCTGCATGGAGGAGATGGTTAATAACAAACCTATCTACCAGGAAGACGATGGGGAACAGACCTGTAGGATCAACTCGGAAAGCTCAGGATATGTACAGAGACATCAGCTTGTGAGAGAAGATGATATTGTAGAAATATCATTTGCGAACGTTAAAAACACTCCAGCAGTCTCACTTATCAGGGCGCTGGGATACGAGACCGACAAGGAAATAGTAGAAGAGATAGGCGAGGATTATGCTTCCGATGTCTATCTAAATCTATACGAGACCGGTGCTTCAAATCAGGAAGAGGCATACGAATATGTAGCCAATCAAGCAGGAATTACTTCAGATGTTGAGGAAAGAGTTGACTCAATCCTTGATGAGTACCTTCTACCGCATCTAGGGCAGGAATCGGACGTTAGGGAGGAGAAAGCAGTTTTTCTGGCCAACCTGATTAGAAATACAATTGCATTAGGGAAAGGAGATATTAGAGAAGATGACATGGATCACTACGCAAACAAGAGACTGAATCTTGCCGGCGGACTTCTGGAAATGCAGTTTAGATCAGTATTCCTCGGTAAATGGGGTCTGCTTGCAAGGATGAAATACAACTTCAGGAAATCCGCAAAAAGAGGACGACTGCCTTCACTCCAGTCAACAATCGTCGCGGACACTTTATCGAAACAGATCATGGGAGCAATGGCAACAGGAAACTGGGTTGGAGGAAGAACAGGAATCTGTCAGAGACTTGACAGAGGAAACAGAATCAAAACACTATCACATCTGAGAAACGTTGTCTCACCGCTCAGCTCGGACAGACAGCACTTTGAAGCCCGAGATTTACATCCAACACAGTGGGGAAGAATCTGTCCGATTAAAACCCCTGAAGGTATGAACATCGGACTTAGAACACACCTAGCTATGTCAGCGAACGTCTCAACAGGAATGAACAGTATGGAGAAAAACTCGATAAAAGCAAAACTTGAGGAAGAAGGAATCGACGCAAGGTAA
- a CDS encoding endonuclease NucS, whose protein sequence is MEKIIKNPSFSKASEILSEYLRRNFTVQVSGLCSVNYQGRAKSKLDRGERLVIKKQDSALLVHGPENYQPKNWQPKVDEWEVEAQEDELLLKARRKNPDEIVEVRFEDLEFLIVTQLVDSSDLKIRGHEIDIHESIEEDPKIVEKELKVVEREKETPAGFIDVFGRDSEGNYVVIEVKRNPDYNTVLQLQRYVDEIEDEFSLDVRGILVAPKMTDKVLDYLKERGLEFVGVEMEDVIASYETIDNSQKGLSDFNPDYEVD, encoded by the coding sequence ATGGAGAAAATTATCAAAAATCCCTCGTTTTCGAAAGCTTCAGAAATCCTTTCCGAGTACTTGAGAAGAAACTTTACGGTTCAGGTATCCGGTCTCTGCTCGGTCAATTACCAGGGCAGAGCCAAGTCGAAGCTAGATAGAGGTGAAAGACTGGTTATCAAGAAACAGGATTCGGCTTTGCTTGTGCATGGACCAGAGAATTACCAGCCTAAGAACTGGCAGCCTAAGGTTGATGAATGGGAGGTTGAAGCTCAAGAGGATGAGCTTCTTCTGAAAGCCCGAAGGAAGAATCCGGACGAGATAGTGGAAGTAAGATTTGAGGATCTGGAGTTTTTGATAGTTACGCAACTTGTAGATTCTTCAGATCTCAAGATCAGAGGTCATGAAATTGATATCCATGAGTCGATTGAGGAGGATCCTAAGATTGTTGAGAAAGAGCTGAAGGTTGTGGAACGGGAAAAAGAGACTCCAGCCGGTTTCATAGACGTTTTCGGCCGTGACTCGGAAGGCAATTATGTCGTTATAGAAGTAAAGCGTAACCCTGACTACAACACTGTTCTCCAGTTGCAAAGGTATGTGGATGAGATTGAGGATGAGTTCTCCTTAGACGTTAGAGGGATACTGGTTGCACCGAAGATGACTGATAAAGTTCTTGACTATCTTAAGGAGCGAGGCCTGGAGTTTGTTGGGGTCGAAATGGAGGATGTGATCGCGTCATATGAGACAATAGATAATTCACAGAAGGGCTTGAGCGATTTTAATCCTGATTATGAAGTTGATTAA
- a CDS encoding DNA-directed RNA polymerase subunit A'' yields the protein MTDNLSWKKRAQKLPEKHQNLDLTDEQEETLKERYKQMQYEPGESIGAVAAQSLGEPATQLTMETYHSAGAASVSLTAGLPRLEEIVDARRNPKTPAMDVYLTEDYSNEEDAKKVARKLREVKFEDLIKKDTLDIMGLKVEYELNPDLTDDYDVDGEDIRSRIKDSVKKAKVTVEENQIVLESTEDDYDLRDLKDLKNDAEEARIKGIKGIEQVVVSEENGEWRLQTAGTSLRKTLKMEEVDQDRTISNHLYEIKKVIGIEALRQRIVEEINETLEKQGIGVNDRHIMLLADMMTKEGELNGTTRYGIVGNKDSVLARSAYEETKKHLTQASLKGETDKLDGTIENLIVGQAVPTGTGTVDLKPGFNAE from the coding sequence ATGACTGACAACCTATCATGGAAAAAACGAGCACAAAAACTACCTGAAAAACACCAGAACCTAGATCTTACGGATGAACAAGAGGAAACACTGAAGGAAAGATACAAACAGATGCAGTACGAACCAGGTGAATCAATCGGTGCAGTAGCTGCACAATCACTTGGAGAACCAGCAACACAGCTAACCATGGAAACATACCACTCGGCAGGAGCCGCATCGGTCTCACTTACAGCCGGACTTCCAAGACTTGAAGAGATCGTTGACGCAAGAAGAAATCCAAAAACACCTGCAATGGACGTCTACCTCACAGAAGATTATAGTAATGAGGAAGACGCAAAAAAGGTAGCAAGAAAACTGAGAGAGGTCAAGTTCGAAGACCTAATCAAGAAAGATACACTGGATATCATGGGTCTAAAAGTAGAGTACGAACTAAACCCTGACCTAACAGATGACTATGATGTAGACGGAGAAGACATCAGATCAAGAATCAAGGACTCAGTTAAAAAAGCGAAGGTGACAGTTGAAGAAAACCAAATTGTACTTGAATCAACTGAAGACGACTACGATCTCCGAGATCTCAAAGATCTGAAGAATGATGCAGAAGAAGCAAGAATCAAAGGAATCAAAGGAATTGAACAAGTAGTAGTCAGTGAAGAAAACGGAGAATGGAGACTTCAGACAGCAGGAACCTCACTTAGAAAAACACTTAAAATGGAGGAAGTAGATCAGGACAGAACAATCTCCAACCACCTATACGAGATCAAAAAAGTAATAGGGATAGAAGCCCTGAGACAGAGAATTGTCGAAGAGATCAACGAGACGCTGGAAAAACAGGGAATCGGAGTAAACGACAGACACATTATGCTTCTCGCAGACATGATGACGAAGGAAGGAGAACTCAACGGAACCACGAGATACGGAATTGTTGGAAATAAGGACTCAGTTCTCGCAAGATCAGCATACGAGGAGACAAAGAAGCATTTGACACAGGCATCACTCAAGGGAGAGACCGATAAACTTGATGGAACTATAGAAAACCTTATAGTCGGACAGGCCGTTCCAACCGGAACCGGCACAGTTGATCTAAAACCCGGCTTTAACGCCGAATAA
- a CDS encoding NusA-like transcription termination signal-binding factor, with product MATVKYDTENIRTMNMFESITGVEAVDVINKEDEVYFVVPDGKAGMAIGKGGKIVKKIQNKLGKDVKIYEYSDNLGKFLNNLVPSDLRGVNIEEEDGEKKVEISVSSENKGRVVGKNGDKIDSIREILERTHNVDHVAVE from the coding sequence ATGGCAACAGTAAAATATGACACAGAAAACATCCGTACCATGAACATGTTCGAATCCATAACAGGAGTCGAGGCAGTAGATGTCATAAACAAAGAAGATGAAGTATACTTTGTCGTACCAGATGGAAAAGCAGGGATGGCAATCGGAAAAGGCGGAAAGATAGTCAAAAAGATCCAGAACAAACTGGGCAAAGACGTCAAAATATATGAATACAGTGACAACCTAGGCAAATTCCTCAACAACCTTGTTCCCTCCGATCTCAGAGGAGTAAACATAGAAGAGGAAGACGGAGAGAAAAAAGTAGAAATCTCGGTATCTTCCGAAAACAAGGGAAGAGTAGTAGGAAAGAACGGAGACAAAATCGACTCCATCCGGGAAATTCTTGAGAGAACTCATAACGTTGACCATGTCGCAGTAGAGTAA